The window CTTTTAATAACTCTGTGGGAGGATAAGACGTTTCTTGTAAAATCTGGCTCAAAGTAACTGTATCTTCTTGTTTGGCTACATAATTCATGAGCTGTTTTTCTGACTCGGATAATCTTACCCACAAACGACTGAGTTGAGATGTGATCGCATTACTTAATATCAAGGGAGAATAAGCTAAAAATTCTGTGACTTTGCCAGCGAATAATTCTTGAATCATCATTGCTGTCATTTCTAGCCATAAGGGATGACTTTGATACTTTTCAATTAAAGTGTCCCACATCTGTTCGTCTGACAGTTCTTTATCCCTTAATATTTGTTTAGCAGACTCTCCCAAACCAAGGAGTTTTAAGCAGCGAGTAAATTTATGGCGAGTAGCGATCAGCTTTGCTGGTGCGTTTGGCGAAACAGCATCTTCTGGTTGTTCGCTAGTAATCAGTAATAAACTACTTGCATGAGACAATTCTGCAATTTGCTTAAATAAAAAATAATACCCTTCAAACTCGGCTTGATATTGACCAGCAAATTGTCTTTGCTGAAACAACATCTGTAAATCATCAATAATAATTAAACACCGATGTTCTCGTAAAAATTTAAGCAATACATTAACTTTGCGATCAAGGGTATTGGGAATAATGGCGGAGATAAAGCTTTGCAGTAAGTCTGTTAAAAAATTATCTATGGTTGGACAATACCGAAGACTACGATAAACAATATATTCAAACTGCGGTTGGATTTTTTCAATTAGTTTGATAGCTAGGGTGGTTTTGCCAATTCCGATAATGCCAACTAAGGTAATAATTCGGTGACAATCTTGAATTAACCAAGTTTTTAAAGTGTTTAATTCATCAGTTTGCCCATAAAAATCGGTAATTTTAGGAGCGGAATCTATGTCTAAATAGGGTTTATTTTCAGTTGGTTTGGAGAGGGGAGAAGGTTTATGAGATCGTTTCTGTTTTGAATAAATACTTACTTTCTTGCTCTCAACAAAATCTACAATTGAGCCACTATTGGAGAGAATAATTTTTTCGAGAATATTCCGTGCATTTAATTTATTAACATTTTCACCTAATACATCCGATAAAGCTTGCCATAATTCGGATGCAGTATCTCGAACATGACCTTCACTTAAATTATT of the Allocoleopsis franciscana PCC 7113 genome contains:
- a CDS encoding NB-ARC domain-containing protein; the protein is MDIAEVLKLADELLFTHTGEHLDHLQGTILKGTLQGQKYAKIASENNLSEGHVRDTASELWQALSDVLGENVNKLNARNILEKIILSNSGSIVDFVESKKVSIYSKQKRSHKPSPLSKPTENKPYLDIDSAPKITDFYGQTDELNTLKTWLIQDCHRIITLVGIIGIGKTTLAIKLIEKIQPQFEYIVYRSLRYCPTIDNFLTDLLQSFISAIIPNTLDRKVNVLLKFLREHRCLIIIDDLQMLFQQRQFAGQYQAEFEGYYFLFKQIAELSHASSLLLITSEQPEDAVSPNAPAKLIATRHKFTRCLKLLGLGESAKQILRDKELSDEQMWDTLIEKYQSHPLWLEMTAMMIQELFAGKVTEFLAYSPLILSNAITSQLSRLWVRLSESEKQLMNYVAKQEDTVTLSQILQETSYPPTELLKAIQSLKRRCLLEDSPNFIGATHGKNYRSALLKINPVFKHYLLSLPLLPT